The following are from one region of the Litorilinea aerophila genome:
- a CDS encoding YbjN domain-containing protein codes for MEIGDYFQRYAWAYQVLDDQVWCSTFATEDRRAYDLYVALSPDWIHFAVSPFLPAVQPACRARLYATLLALNQQMRLAYFGLDEDGDVNLLAELPRSGFSYAAFAQTLDTLRHYAARLGGELMRLATEPDYRSPALPAESD; via the coding sequence ATGGAAATCGGCGACTACTTTCAACGTTACGCCTGGGCCTATCAGGTGCTGGATGACCAGGTCTGGTGCAGTACCTTTGCCACGGAGGACAGGCGGGCATACGACCTCTACGTGGCCCTGAGCCCGGATTGGATCCATTTTGCCGTCAGCCCTTTTCTGCCCGCCGTCCAACCTGCCTGTCGGGCGCGCCTCTACGCCACCCTCCTGGCCCTGAACCAGCAGATGCGGCTGGCCTACTTTGGCCTGGACGAGGATGGCGATGTGAACCTGCTGGCCGAGCTGCCCCGGTCCGGCTTCAGCTACGCCGCCTTCGCCCAGACTCTGGACACCCTGCGCCACTATGCGGCGCGGCTGGGCGGCGAGTTGATGCGCCTGGCCACGGAACCGGACTACCGGTCACCGGCGCTCCCAGCGGAATCCGATTAG